The genome window GCTCCTTGATGAAATCGATGCTTGTCGGCTGTGCGGGCGCATTGGGATGGGTGTTCGCGGGCGGTTGCAGTCGCTCCAATGTCATGCGACCGGCGGTGAGGGCACTCACGTTGAACTCGTAGGCGGGCAGGATGTCGTGGGTGGTGACGATCTTCTCATCTTCCACCCTGCCTTGCCCGCCCAGGCATTCGGTGTCGCCACAGGCATAGAACGCCCACACCCCGCCTTCGGCATTGATGACGAGGCGGCTCGGAGGACTGCCCTGTTCCCGCCGCCAGTGCCCGGCCAGCGGTTGACCGTCCGCCGCCAAGTCGCCGAAGGTGCGGCGCAGGGTTTCGGGATCGCGGAACCGCGCCTCGAACAGCAGCCGGTTGGCCTCAAAAAAATTGGCGGTCAGGCGTTTCGATTCCTGCCGGACCTGCCAGACTTCGTAGCCCAGTCCGAGCAGCGCCACGGCGGGAATGAGGAAGATAACGAGGAATCCACGCGGCAGCCCCCTCCGCTGGCGCGCACTCAACAGGCCGAAGCCGCCGATCACATGGCCCAGCGCCGCCACCGGCACGACCAGGAAAATATCGACGCGGATGGGTCCGGTAACCGTCGGCCCCCAGACGAAGGTCATGAAAATTTCATACACCGTGAGCACCACGCCCAGCACCGCCGGGATCAGCAGCCCCAGGCGCGCGCCGGGGGTGCGTACGGCGGGCATCGCATACAGCAGGAGGCTCGCAATCGCCATCCAGTAAAACGTCATGAATGCGTTCATGCCACCCCTTTGTTCGCGGACGCGACCTCCGGCCGCCTCCGGATGCGGGCATCACGGCCCGGAGTTCTCCGCATTTTGAGACTGAATTTTTTGCAACGATGCGCTATAAATTCCAGATGCCCCTGCTGAGTATCATACGGGAACCCGATTGAACCGCAAGTCGAAGAACCAAAGAAAGGAAGCCGATGAACGATCCGATTTTAGAACACCTGGGACCGTTGGCCGCGCTGGCCGGAACCTGGGAAGGCACCAAAGGCGACGACACCGCGCCCTCCGATGACCGGGGCGTCGAACAAAACCTGTTCCGCGAACGCATCAGGTTCGAGCCAATCAAGCCACCCAACAATCACGAGCAACAGCTCTACGGTCTGCGTTACGCCACCACGGCGTGGCGGCTGGAGGAGGAAAACCCGTTCCACGAGGAACGCGGATACTGGCTGTGGGACGGAGCGGCCAACCAGGTGTTGCGCTGTTTCACCATTCCGCGCGGCATCAGTGTGCTGGCAGGCGGCACCGTGGAGCCGGACGCGACCTCTTTCGAATTGTTCGCGGAGCTGGGGTCGCCGACGTACGGCATTTGTTCCAACCTGTTTCTCGATCAGGAATTCAAAACCGTGCGTTTTGAATTGAAGGTCGTGGTGCACGACAACGATGCGTGGAGCTATGAGGAAGACACGCAGATACAGATCAAGGGGAAGCCGGACTTGTTCCATCATATCGACAAAAACACGCTGAGCCGCGTCCAACTTTAAACACAAAAAAAAAGCCGCCAGGGCCCGGAGGCCCTGACGGCTTTCTAAAGTGGCGCGGTTAATTACCGGGGCACAACCTGGGTCGCGTGCGGGCCCTTCGGGCTCATACCTTCCACGAACTCCACAGCCTGGCCGTCGGTCAGCGTCTTGAAGCCATCCCCTTGAATTTCCGAGAAATGTACGAAGAGATCTTTTCCATCCTCGGACTCAATAAAACCATAACCTTTGCTCTCATTAAACCACTTTACGGTGCCTTTTGACATGCTCTGTCTTCTCCTGATTGGTGCAAAATCATCGTCAGCGTTGCTGTAATGTTTTGCGCCTCATTTTTATTGGGGTTGTTCATTCAAAGGGTGCTTCGTGGACAGCCTGATGCTACAAAAAAACCATCCCAAGAGGATGGCCGGAAGAAAAACCTACTGATTGTTTTACTCTGCTCTCATCCCCGAGCGCGGATTTGTGAGGTTACCCGCAACCCGTTGACTTACGTCAACCCACATTGTCGCTAGTAAAGTAACACGGTTCCCTGGCAAAAGATATCAAAAAAACGATAAATTATTCGTCCTGTCCAGGCGTCTTTTTGACCCAGAGCGCCTCCCAAAGCCGGGCCGCCAACTGCCCTCGCCGCGCCCGCGGGAACGAACCGGGAACCGGAGCCTTTTTCAGGATACGAACACCCTGCAAACAACCAACCTGATTGGATTAATTCTACCAGCGCGGTCGTCCGGGCAGGAAAGTTTCGCCTCGAATCCAATGTATTTCCGGCAATTTTTTTCCATTCCTAATTCAGGAAAATCCAACACTTTTATATAAATCCTGCGCACCCCCTGCAAAACAAGCTTTATTCTGGTTTGCGAGCCTTTACACTAATTTTATCTCTTTAGCTTGGGAATCGGGTGGAACACTTCGGTCTTCCACAAGCGGGTTTTCAAATAAGCGGGATGGCATGTTGCCAGGGATGGCAACCAGATTGGATACAAAACAAGAGGAGGCGAAGGAATGTTTTCCAATCAATTGCTGGAACAAGGCAAGGAAGCGCAAAAAGAGGGCCGCTATGACGACGCAGTCCGGTACCTGCAACAGTTTCTGGAATTGCATCTGCCAAAACTGGGGGAAAACCACCCGGTGATCGCCGCCACCTGGTTCCGGCTGGGGCAGGTGTGGATGGAACAAGGCAACCCGCAACACGCCCTGCTCCATTTCGAGCTGACCAAGGACAGCCAGGTGCGCAACCTCGGCGAATCGCACGTGCATCTGACCAACACCTGGAACCAGATGGCCGCCGCCTGCGTGGACTACGGCGACTACGACCGCGCCATCGAATGCCATCAGCACGCCCTCGACATCAGCCTCCGTCATTACAGCGAATACCACCCATCGGTGGCGCTCACCTGCAAAAACCTCGGCATGGTCTGGTACCGCAAGGGCGACCTCGACCAGGCATTGCTGTTCGTGCAAAAAGCGATGAGCGGGTTCCGCGTCATCTGCACCGACGACCACCCCCTGCTCGCCCAGACCTGGAACAACCTCGGCCTGATTTCGGAAACGCAGGGCAATATCCAGGAGGCCCGGGATTTTTACGGCAAGGCACTGGACGTGGCCCGCAAGGCGGGACTCGAAACCCTGACGTTCACCCTTGAGCAGAAACTGGACAAACGCCCGGCTCCCGAAGACACCCCGACCGATGCGGAATCCCAAACACCGCAAGCTGCATCCGACGCCGAACCGTCCGAAACCCGCAGCACCTCCAGCTCCCTGTTCACCGACTCCCGTTCCGTTTCACACGGACCCTGATTCTCTCAGTCGGAGCCGCTCGCAATCCCCCCGCTTCACGCCGCTTAAAAATTCAATTGCGGCAAACCTTATTACCGCCTACCGTCATCCCAATACAAGACACATCCGCCCAGGATTCCACCGCGGACAGGGCTCGCACCCGCATCGTCCGCCGGCTTGCGGACCGATACCATACATACCCTAAGGAGACCCATTGATGAAAGCATCCGACCTTTTCGTACGCGCTCTCGAACAGGAAGGCGTGGAACACCTGTTCGGCGTGCCCGGTGAAGAAACGCTGAACCTGATGGAATCGCTGCGCAATTCAAACATCCAGTTCATCCTCACCCGGCACGAACAGGCGGCGGGATTCATGGCCGCCACCTACGGGCGGTTGACGGGAAAAGTCGGCGTGTGCCTGTCCACCCTGGGTCCGGGTGTGACCAATCTGGTGACCGCCAGCGCCTACGCCCAATTGGGCGCCATGCCGATGCTGATGATCTCCGGCCAGAAGCCGATCAAAAAAAGCAAGCAGGGGCGATTCCAGATCGTCGATGCCATTGCCATGATGCGGCCCCTCACCAAGTCCACGCGGCAGGTGGTGCACGGCAACAGCATCCCCGTCATCGTGCGCGAGTCGGTGCGGCTGGCACAGGAGGAGCGGCCCGGCGCAGTGCACATCGAACTGCCGGAAGACATTGCCGAGGAAGTCTGCACCGCCGAGCCTTATACCGCACAAACGGCCCGGCGTCCGCACGCCGATCAACAGACCATCGACCAGGCGGCGGAGATGCTGGTGGCGGCCAAACGGCCGCTCATCCTCATCGGTGCCGGGGCCAATCGCTACCGCACCAGCCAGGCACTGAAACGGTTCATCGATCAAACCGGCCTCTACTTCTTCAACACGCAGATGGGCAAGGGCGTCGTCGATGAGCGGCATCCGAAATTTCTGGGCACCGCCGCCCTGTCCAACAAGGATTTTCTGCACTGCGCCATCGAGCGGGCCGACCTCATTCTCAACGTCGGCCACGACGTCATCGAAAAACCGCCGTTCTTCATGTACGCCAACGGCAACACCGAGGTCATCCACGTCAACTTCTTCTCCTCGAACGTGGACGAGGTCTATTTCCCGCAACTCGACGTGGTGGGCGACATCGCCGACAGCATCGAGCGCCTGCACCGGCACCTGCAACCGGCGGCGCACTGGGATTTCAGTTTCTTCGATAAGGTGAAGCAGGAGCTGGAGCGGCACATCGAGGACAAGGCGGCGGACGACCGGTTCCCGCTGGGGCCGGAATACCTGACCGCCCAGATCCGCGGCATCATGCCGGACGACGGCATCCTCGCCCTCGACAACGGGCTGTATAAAATCGGGTTCGCGCGCAACTACAAGGCCTACGAATTGAACACGCTGTTGCTCGACAATGCGCTGGCCAGCATGGGCGCGGGGCTGCCTTCCGCGATGGCGGCGCGCATGGTGTTCCCCGATCGCAAAGTCATGGCCATCTGCGGCGATGGCGGCTTCATGATGAACGCGCAGGAACTGGAAACGGCGGTGCGTTTGAAGCTCGATCTGGTGATCGTGGTGCTCTGCGACAATGCGTACGGCATGATCAAATGGAAACAAACGGGATTGGGATTCCCAGCTTACGGCATGGATTACAGCAATCCCAACTTCTGCCTGTTTGCGGAAGCCCACGGCGCGCACGGCCACCGCGTGAACCAATCGGGAGACCTGTCAAAAATATTGAAGGAGTGTCTGGACACAAAAGGCGTCCACCTGGTGGAAGTGCCCGTCGATTATTCCGAGGACGAACAAGACCTGATCAAGGAGATCAAAACCAGAACCGCCGCGTTGTGAGCCGGGCGCTCACACGGCCCCGGCAACACGCGGGGCCACCGTGCAGGATGGATGGGCAGAGGCGCAACGAGCCCCCGGCCGCGATCACGCTTTTTTGCGGGCCTTGGTGGCTTTGACCGGGTCCACCTTGGCAGGCGTTTTTTCCGGTTTGCCGCCGGTTTTCCGGTTTTTGCGGAACATGGACGGCTTTTCAATCAATTGCGCCGACCGTTTCTGCAGGGATTTGACGGAGATCACTTTTTTCAGATTACCTGAACTGTCGAACACTTTGACTTCATGCATGGGACGTGTTTTCCTTAGGGGTGAGGCGCGTGGCGTCAGGGGCGGCCCGGACGCAAAAAAAGCCATCTCGAAGGATGGCCGGCACATAAAGCCTTTGATTTTATAAGGCTATCCGCTTGCAGCGGAGACTCCGGGGACACCACGAACTGCCTGTGTCAAACCATCTTTTTTATGTTTTGACACTCATTATAGCACGATTTAAGCCCGGCCCCACATCTTTTCAGGGAGCGCTGCGCCGCCCCATTTCACGCCCGAGCAGGCAGCTCCCGGACTGTCCCTCCACGTCCGTCCCATCGTTTTCAAACCGCTCGCGCCCGCCTCACCCCACACCCGGCGGCGACCAGTAGGTCCACATGTAATACCCACCCCAGACCAACAGTCCCAGGCAAACCAGCATCAGCCAGAGCGGAATCGTCCCATGACGCTCGCGGATACCCGACGCTTGGTACGTATATTCCTTGTCTGGCGAATGCGGGTCCTGTTTTCCCGGTTCCCCGGTTTGCGGTGTTTTTTTATTTTCAGCGGCAGCCATCGTTGCATCTCCCTTCATTCGGATTTCGTTCACAGCGTCCCGGCTTTTTTTGTGTGATGACGCCAGGCGGCATCAACCGCCCTGCTTCGCATCGCTCACATTTTTCAACTGCACCACGTCCTCTTTCAACCGGCCCTGATCCGCAGCAGGGGACAGCATCGACCAGATGTTGCGGCGCGTGTCTTGCAATGCATCGGGATCGACCCCCACCGACATCAGGCGCTCTTCGTAGGTCTGCACGCGCAGGGATTGAATGAAGTGCACGATGTCCCACACCTGTTTGGCATTGAGCGCACCCTGAAACACGGGCATGGGATCGCCGCCGACACCATTCATGATCGTTCGGAACAGGTGCCGGCTGTCGTGACCCAGCTTCACACCGCCTTCCTCGCCGGCCGGAAGGGTGAAGTTGGCAGGCTTAATGGGGAACCCCCATGTGTCCTGCACCACCCCCGCCAACGGGCCATCGCCCAGCCCTTCGTCCCCGTGGCAGGACTGGCAGTTCTTGACATAAAGCTTGCCGCCGTTTTCAATCGACGCCAGCGTCACCGCCGTTTCCTTGGGAACGGCGATGGGGTCTTTCACTTCTTCCTGCTGCCAGCGGTCGGAAAAGGTTTTGATGTACTGGATGACCGCCAGCCGTTCGTTCTGCGTCAGGTTGTGCCACGGCGGCATGCCGGTGCCCCACAAACCGTGCGTGATGGTTTTAAACAGGTCGCCGTCGGTGGGCAGGGCGTCCTTGCCCGGCGTGGAGTGGAACTTGAAAA of Nitrospina watsonii contains these proteins:
- a CDS encoding heme-binding beta-barrel domain-containing protein, coding for MNDPILEHLGPLAALAGTWEGTKGDDTAPSDDRGVEQNLFRERIRFEPIKPPNNHEQQLYGLRYATTAWRLEEENPFHEERGYWLWDGAANQVLRCFTIPRGISVLAGGTVEPDATSFELFAELGSPTYGICSNLFLDQEFKTVRFELKVVVHDNDAWSYEEDTQIQIKGKPDLFHHIDKNTLSRVQL
- a CDS encoding cold-shock protein, with the translated sequence MSKGTVKWFNESKGYGFIESEDGKDLFVHFSEIQGDGFKTLTDGQAVEFVEGMSPKGPHATQVVPR
- a CDS encoding tetratricopeptide repeat protein, whose product is MFSNQLLEQGKEAQKEGRYDDAVRYLQQFLELHLPKLGENHPVIAATWFRLGQVWMEQGNPQHALLHFELTKDSQVRNLGESHVHLTNTWNQMAAACVDYGDYDRAIECHQHALDISLRHYSEYHPSVALTCKNLGMVWYRKGDLDQALLFVQKAMSGFRVICTDDHPLLAQTWNNLGLISETQGNIQEARDFYGKALDVARKAGLETLTFTLEQKLDKRPAPEDTPTDAESQTPQAASDAEPSETRSTSSSLFTDSRSVSHGP
- a CDS encoding acetolactate synthase large subunit yields the protein MKASDLFVRALEQEGVEHLFGVPGEETLNLMESLRNSNIQFILTRHEQAAGFMAATYGRLTGKVGVCLSTLGPGVTNLVTASAYAQLGAMPMLMISGQKPIKKSKQGRFQIVDAIAMMRPLTKSTRQVVHGNSIPVIVRESVRLAQEERPGAVHIELPEDIAEEVCTAEPYTAQTARRPHADQQTIDQAAEMLVAAKRPLILIGAGANRYRTSQALKRFIDQTGLYFFNTQMGKGVVDERHPKFLGTAALSNKDFLHCAIERADLILNVGHDVIEKPPFFMYANGNTEVIHVNFFSSNVDEVYFPQLDVVGDIADSIERLHRHLQPAAHWDFSFFDKVKQELERHIEDKAADDRFPLGPEYLTAQIRGIMPDDGILALDNGLYKIGFARNYKAYELNTLLLDNALASMGAGLPSAMAARMVFPDRKVMAICGDGGFMMNAQELETAVRLKLDLVIVVLCDNAYGMIKWKQTGLGFPAYGMDYSNPNFCLFAEAHGAHGHRVNQSGDLSKILKECLDTKGVHLVEVPVDYSEDEQDLIKEIKTRTAAL